One segment of Neoarius graeffei isolate fNeoGra1 chromosome 20, fNeoGra1.pri, whole genome shotgun sequence DNA contains the following:
- the LOC132869382 gene encoding LOW QUALITY PROTEIN: probable serine/threonine-protein kinase dyrk1 (The sequence of the model RefSeq protein was modified relative to this genomic sequence to represent the inferred CDS: inserted 1 base in 1 codon; deleted 2 bases in 1 codon) gives SKNSSSSNNNSSSSKNNLSSNNNNNNNSSNNKNNSSSSKSNSSNNNNNSSSSKNNLSSKNNNKNNNSSNNNNNSSSSKSNSSNNNNNSSSSKNNLSSKNNNKNNSSSNNNNSSSSKTAAVKQQQQQQQQQQQQPQQQQQQQQQQQQQQNXQQHQQQQQEQQQQQQQQQQQKNNKNNSSNNSSSNNNSSSS, from the exons agcaaaaatagcagcagcagcaacaacaacagcagcagcagtaaaaataacctcagcagc aacaacaacaacaataacaacagcagcaacaacaaaaataacagcagcagcagtaaaaGTAACAGCagcaataacaacaataacagcagcagcagtaaaaataacctcagcagcaaaaacaacaacaaaaacaacaacagcagcaacaacaacaataacagcagcagcagtaaaaGTAACAGCagcaataacaacaataacagcagcagcagtaaaaataacctcagcagcaaaaacaacaacaaaaacaacagcagcagcaacaacaacaacagcagcagcagtaaaa cagcagcagtaaaa caacagcagcagcaacaacaacaacagcagcagcagccgcagcaacaacaacagcagcagcaacaacagcagcagcagcaaa aacaacaacatcagcaacaacaacaagaacaacaacagcagcagcagcagcagcagcagcaaaagaacaacaaaaacaacagcagcaacaacagcagcagcaacaacaacagcagcagcagc